In the Lysinibacillus sp. PLM2 genome, one interval contains:
- the bfmBAB gene encoding 2-oxoisovalerate dehydrogenase subunit beta yields the protein MVVMSFIEAINLAMKEEMERDERVFILGEDVGKKGGVFKATAGLYDQFGEYRVLDTPLAESAIAGVAIGAAMVGMRPIAEMQFADFIMPAVNQIVSEAAKIRYRSNNDWHCPLVVRAPFGGGIHGALYHSQSVEALFANTPGLKILIPSTPYEAKGLLKAAIRDEDPVLFFEHKKAYRLIKGEVPTEDYTIPIGKADVKREGEDITVITYGLAVHYAMQAAERLAMDGIQAHIVDLRTIYPLDKEAIVEAARKTGKVLLITEDNKEGSIMSEVSAIIAEECLFELDAPIKRLAGPDIPAMPYSPTMEKYFMINPEKIEQAMRELAAF from the coding sequence GTGGTAGTAATGTCCTTTATTGAAGCGATTAACCTCGCAATGAAAGAAGAAATGGAAAGAGATGAACGCGTATTTATATTAGGGGAAGACGTGGGCAAAAAGGGTGGCGTATTTAAGGCAACTGCTGGTTTATATGACCAATTTGGAGAATATCGTGTTTTAGATACGCCATTAGCTGAAAGTGCCATTGCAGGTGTAGCAATAGGTGCTGCAATGGTAGGAATGCGGCCAATTGCAGAAATGCAATTTGCTGATTTTATCATGCCTGCTGTAAACCAAATCGTATCTGAAGCAGCAAAAATTAGATATCGCTCTAATAATGATTGGCATTGTCCTCTTGTTGTGAGAGCGCCTTTTGGTGGTGGAATCCACGGTGCATTATATCATTCCCAATCGGTTGAAGCTCTTTTTGCAAATACACCTGGATTGAAAATCCTTATTCCCTCTACACCTTATGAAGCAAAGGGCTTGTTAAAAGCAGCGATAAGAGATGAAGATCCTGTATTATTTTTCGAGCATAAAAAAGCCTATCGTTTAATAAAAGGCGAAGTACCGACAGAAGATTATACGATTCCAATTGGTAAAGCAGACGTTAAACGAGAAGGGGAAGATATTACAGTTATTACTTATGGTTTGGCTGTTCATTATGCAATGCAAGCAGCTGAGAGACTTGCGATGGATGGAATTCAAGCCCACATAGTAGATTTAAGAACGATTTATCCTCTAGATAAAGAGGCAATTGTTGAAGCAGCTAGAAAAACAGGAAAAGTACTATTAATCACAGAGGATAATAAAGAAGGTAGTATCATGAGTGAAGTGTCTGCCATTATTGCGGAAGAGTGTTTATTTGAGTTAGACGCTCCAATCAAACGATTAGCTGGACCGGATATACCAGCGATGCCTTATTCTCCAACAATGGAAAAGTACTTTATGATTAATCCAGAAAAAATCGAGCAAGCAATGCGAGAATTAGCAGCTTTTTAG
- the mcm2 gene encoding methylmalonyl-CoA mutase — MTNNMKHIQFNNVSYEQWREEAVKALKGKPFETLFTPTTDGVTLKPLYTQEIVIEKLGEQLEKQISTIRSLKATKDFSCAQQIFGDTEEQFFKSIEDSLERGNQILTIDSRVSFYWNETNISRLASILEKNPFKLIVQNTNDDILKVFEQIEHSLREQVSGYILSKEPITINNYPNVRTLAANTLPYHYEGANVIQELALSLALAAKFANNENNFAEFINKFYVNFAVDTQFFSEIAKLRAFKILWKAFSKAYNAESNIAVPIVAETSLRSFSKFDEYVNLLRAGNEALSALIGGADVFTVHPHDVLVKPTEKSIRIARNVILVLKEESYAASVFDPSGGSYFIEYLTAEYVEKSWSLFLEIEDAGGIDAFAESGNLQTILEEVRTARLKSIETRKHSLIGTNIYANPEDDFKAETNPLFVDVKRLSTPFEELRIRYKNLQPKISILTYGKLKNFKPRADFVSGFFATVGIVVNKSGEIDSIADLLTWINDTDSQYIVLVATDEDTKIILPSILENKRKDLIIDVAGKFKEEEKEWVEKGLNGFIFAGQNLVEKLNVIAERLKGEQQ; from the coding sequence ATGACAAATAATATGAAACATATTCAATTTAACAATGTGAGCTATGAACAGTGGAGAGAAGAAGCGGTTAAAGCGCTGAAGGGGAAACCGTTTGAAACACTTTTTACACCAACTACTGACGGTGTTACATTGAAACCTTTATATACACAAGAAATAGTTATCGAAAAGTTGGGGGAGCAGTTAGAAAAACAAATCTCAACTATACGCTCTTTAAAGGCAACAAAAGATTTTTCTTGTGCACAACAAATATTTGGGGATACGGAGGAACAGTTTTTTAAAAGTATTGAAGACAGCTTAGAGCGAGGCAACCAAATTCTTACGATCGATAGTCGGGTGTCTTTTTACTGGAATGAAACAAATATTAGTCGACTAGCTTCTATATTAGAAAAGAATCCTTTTAAATTAATTGTACAGAATACAAATGATGATATTTTAAAAGTATTTGAACAAATAGAACATTCTTTAAGAGAACAAGTTTCGGGATATATTCTTTCAAAAGAACCTATTACAATAAACAATTATCCGAATGTTCGTACATTAGCAGCTAATACACTTCCTTATCATTATGAAGGTGCCAATGTTATACAAGAATTAGCACTATCATTAGCTTTAGCTGCCAAATTTGCTAATAACGAAAATAACTTTGCTGAATTTATAAATAAATTTTATGTCAATTTTGCAGTAGATACACAATTCTTCTCTGAAATTGCAAAGCTACGTGCTTTTAAAATTTTATGGAAAGCGTTTTCAAAGGCGTACAATGCTGAATCAAATATTGCAGTACCAATAGTTGCAGAAACATCATTAAGAAGTTTTTCTAAATTTGATGAATATGTAAATTTATTACGCGCAGGTAATGAAGCATTATCAGCATTAATAGGTGGTGCAGATGTATTTACAGTACATCCACATGATGTTTTAGTAAAACCAACAGAAAAATCTATCAGAATTGCAAGAAATGTAATTTTGGTTTTAAAAGAAGAATCCTATGCTGCATCAGTATTTGATCCATCGGGAGGTTCTTATTTTATTGAATACTTAACAGCTGAGTATGTAGAAAAGTCGTGGTCTTTGTTTTTAGAGATTGAGGATGCAGGTGGAATCGATGCTTTTGCGGAATCGGGTAATCTTCAAACAATTTTAGAGGAAGTAAGGACTGCTAGATTAAAATCCATTGAGACTCGTAAGCATTCTTTAATCGGTACAAATATTTATGCAAACCCTGAAGATGACTTTAAAGCAGAAACCAATCCCTTATTTGTTGATGTTAAACGTTTATCGACACCTTTTGAAGAGTTACGCATACGTTATAAAAATTTACAACCGAAGATCTCAATCCTCACCTATGGTAAATTGAAAAACTTTAAGCCAAGAGCTGATTTTGTATCAGGTTTTTTTGCTACAGTAGGAATCGTAGTAAATAAGTCAGGTGAGATCGATTCAATTGCTGATTTATTGACTTGGATAAATGATACAGATAGTCAATATATAGTATTGGTAGCTACTGATGAGGATACAAAAATAATTTTACCAAGCATACTTGAAAATAAGCGTAAAGACTTGATTATTGATGTAGCAGGTAAATTTAAAGAAGAGGAAAAGGAATGGGTAGAAAAGGGCTTAAATGGATTTATTTTTGCCGGACAAAATCTTGTTGAAAAGCTTAACGTAATTGCTGAACGTTTAAAGGGGGAGCAACAATGA
- a CDS encoding dihydrolipoyl dehydrogenase, which yields MSREYDLVILGGGTGGYVAAIRASQLGLSTAIVEQEKLGGTCLHRGCIPSKALLRSAEVYRQTKSASEYGIDTAEIQLNFPAIQKRKENIVEQLHTGVQTLIKKGKIDVYYGKGRILGPSIFSPMAGTISVENNDEENEMLIPKNIIIATGSTPRSLKQIQTDGVKILNSDHALQMEELPKSMMIVGGGVIGIEWASMLADYGVDIKVIEYSNRILPSEDVDISKEMEKALTKRGIQIITNAQLIEEKLKVTDQGVIATVLIDGIEKVVEADKMLISVGRIGNTKDIGIENTEIELDSSFVKVNEVYQTKEKHIYAIGDVIGGMQLAHVASAEGIAAVEHIAQGTVKSINYQNIARCVYSHPEVASIGLTEEKAKEQGFTLKIGKFPFKAIGKALVYGESDGFVKIIADESTNDILGIHMIGPHVSDMISEAALAMLLDATPWEIGETIHPHPSLSEVIGEAALAVDGKALHF from the coding sequence ATGTCACGTGAATATGATTTAGTGATATTAGGTGGTGGGACAGGGGGCTATGTTGCAGCTATAAGAGCTAGTCAACTAGGCTTATCCACTGCAATTGTTGAACAGGAAAAGCTTGGAGGTACATGTCTTCATAGAGGGTGTATTCCAAGCAAAGCTTTATTAAGAAGTGCGGAGGTTTATAGACAAACAAAATCTGCCAGTGAATATGGTATTGATACAGCTGAAATCCAATTGAATTTTCCCGCTATTCAAAAAAGAAAAGAGAACATCGTAGAACAGTTACACACCGGTGTGCAAACCCTTATTAAAAAAGGCAAAATCGATGTGTATTATGGCAAAGGTAGGATTCTTGGCCCGTCTATTTTTTCACCAATGGCTGGAACGATTTCAGTAGAAAACAACGATGAAGAAAATGAAATGCTAATTCCAAAAAATATCATCATCGCTACTGGCTCAACACCAAGAAGTTTAAAACAAATTCAAACTGATGGAGTAAAGATACTAAATTCTGATCATGCATTACAAATGGAAGAACTACCTAAATCAATGATGATCGTAGGTGGAGGTGTGATTGGAATTGAATGGGCATCTATGCTTGCGGATTATGGCGTTGATATTAAGGTAATTGAGTATAGCAATCGAATTTTACCTAGTGAAGATGTTGATATTTCAAAGGAAATGGAAAAAGCCTTAACAAAAAGAGGCATACAGATTATTACAAACGCACAATTGATAGAGGAAAAACTCAAAGTAACAGATCAAGGCGTCATAGCTACTGTATTAATAGATGGTATTGAAAAAGTAGTTGAGGCGGATAAAATGTTAATTTCCGTAGGACGGATAGGCAATACCAAAGATATTGGAATAGAAAATACAGAAATAGAATTAGATTCTAGCTTTGTTAAAGTGAATGAAGTTTACCAAACAAAGGAAAAGCATATTTACGCAATTGGAGATGTCATTGGTGGAATGCAATTAGCCCATGTGGCATCAGCAGAAGGTATTGCTGCTGTTGAACATATTGCACAAGGAACAGTGAAATCGATAAATTATCAAAATATAGCAAGATGTGTCTATTCCCACCCTGAAGTTGCAAGTATTGGGTTGACCGAAGAAAAAGCAAAAGAACAAGGATTCACATTAAAAATAGGGAAATTCCCATTTAAAGCCATTGGAAAAGCGTTAGTCTATGGTGAATCAGATGGGTTTGTCAAAATCATTGCAGACGAATCAACAAATGATATTTTAGGTATTCATATGATTGGTCCTCATGTGTCTGATATGATTTCTGAAGCTGCGTTAGCAATGTTACTTGATGCGACGCCTTGGGAGATTGGAGAAACGATTCATCCACATCCATCATTAAGTGAAGTAATTGGTGAAGCAGCTTTAGCAGTAGATGGTAAGGCGCTGCATTTTTAA
- a CDS encoding dihydrolipoamide acetyltransferase component of pyruvate dehydrogenase complex — MSIEKILMPQLGESVTEGTIEKWLVKPGDLVNKYDPIAEVVTDKVNAEIPSSFTGIIQELVANEGETLSVGTVVCTMLVEGDKPSEKKDALEKTPTESISNKNEISPTQNNSNKARFSPAVLKLANEYQINLEKIVGTGLDGRITRKDILKIVETGNLNDYVIGNEENREPTIKQSNVSSNEKPLKTVQQYIKPNANDIEIPVSSIRRAIANNMVRSKQEIPHAWMMVEADVTDLVQYRDKIKNEFKAKEGFNLTYFAFFIKAVATALKEFPMMNSVWAGDKIIQKKDIHISIAVATEDSLFVPVIKNADDKSIKGIAKEIYELSTIVRSGKLRAEHVEGGTFTVNNTGSFGSVQSMGIINYPQAAILQVESIVKRPVIMNGGMFAARDMVNLCLSIDHRILDGLICGKFLNRVKNILENVEKEQMSVY, encoded by the coding sequence ATGAGCATTGAAAAAATTTTAATGCCTCAATTAGGGGAAAGTGTTACAGAAGGTACAATCGAAAAATGGCTTGTTAAACCAGGGGATTTAGTAAATAAATACGACCCAATTGCAGAAGTTGTTACAGATAAAGTAAATGCCGAGATTCCCTCATCATTTACAGGGATTATTCAAGAATTAGTGGCAAATGAAGGTGAAACTTTATCGGTTGGAACGGTTGTTTGTACGATGTTGGTTGAGGGTGATAAACCTTCTGAGAAGAAAGATGCTCTTGAAAAAACGCCAACTGAATCAATAAGCAATAAAAACGAAATTTCACCAACTCAAAATAATTCTAATAAAGCGCGTTTTTCACCAGCAGTATTAAAGCTTGCCAATGAATATCAGATTAATTTAGAAAAAATTGTTGGTACTGGTCTAGATGGACGAATTACAAGAAAAGATATTTTAAAAATTGTAGAGACAGGCAATTTAAATGACTATGTAATAGGGAATGAAGAAAACCGAGAACCAACCATTAAACAATCAAATGTATCAAGCAACGAAAAACCTTTAAAAACCGTTCAACAATATATAAAACCTAATGCAAATGATATAGAGATTCCGGTTTCCTCAATTCGTCGTGCTATTGCCAATAATATGGTTAGAAGTAAGCAGGAAATACCACATGCGTGGATGATGGTAGAAGCAGATGTGACGGATCTTGTGCAATATCGAGATAAAATTAAAAATGAATTTAAAGCAAAAGAAGGATTCAACCTTACGTACTTTGCATTTTTTATAAAAGCAGTAGCCACTGCCCTTAAAGAATTCCCAATGATGAATTCCGTTTGGGCAGGGGATAAAATTATACAGAAAAAGGATATTCATATTTCCATAGCTGTAGCCACTGAAGATTCGTTATTTGTTCCAGTGATTAAAAATGCAGATGATAAGTCTATTAAAGGTATTGCTAAAGAAATTTATGAATTATCGACGATTGTACGTTCAGGAAAATTACGTGCCGAGCATGTGGAAGGGGGTACTTTCACTGTAAACAATACAGGATCATTTGGTTCTGTACAATCTATGGGAATTATCAATTACCCTCAAGCTGCCATCCTTCAAGTTGAATCCATTGTAAAAAGACCTGTTATTATGAACGGTGGAATGTTCGCAGCGAGGGATATGGTAAACTTGTGTTTATCAATAGACCATAGAATTCTTGATGGTTTAATTTGTGGGAAGTTTCTAAATAGAGTGAAAAATATTCTCGAAAATGTAGAAAAAGAACAAATGTCAGTATACTAG
- a CDS encoding 2-oxoisovalerate dehydrogenase subunit alpha, producing the protein MTEVRLHHSELGLKDEDVLQMYETMLMARRIDERMWLLNRSGKIAFVISCQGQEAAQVGAAFALDQTKDYIAPYYRDMGVVLHFGMTAKDLMLSAFAKAEDPNSGGRQMPGHFGQKKNRILTGSSPVATQVPHAVGVALAAKMRNENHISFVTLGEGSTNQGDFHEGANFAGVHKLPIIIMVENNQYAISVPVEKQLGCAKVSDRAIGYGMPGITVDGKNPLEVYKVVKEAADRARNGEGPTLIEAVTYRLTAHSSDDDDRQYRTADDIAQGKAEDPILLFENYLKETGVADADQLKEINSRVMAIVNEATDYAEAAPYSSPEHALKYVYAEGADE; encoded by the coding sequence ATGACAGAAGTGAGACTACATCACTCAGAATTAGGGTTAAAAGATGAAGACGTTTTACAAATGTATGAAACGATGTTAATGGCAAGACGAATAGATGAACGAATGTGGTTATTAAATCGATCGGGGAAAATTGCCTTCGTTATTTCTTGTCAAGGTCAGGAAGCAGCACAGGTTGGAGCAGCATTCGCATTAGATCAGACAAAGGATTATATAGCACCGTATTATCGAGATATGGGAGTAGTATTGCATTTTGGTATGACCGCAAAGGATTTAATGCTATCAGCCTTTGCTAAGGCGGAAGACCCCAATTCAGGTGGTCGACAAATGCCAGGTCATTTTGGACAAAAGAAAAATCGCATATTAACAGGTTCATCACCGGTTGCAACGCAGGTACCACATGCTGTTGGTGTTGCTCTTGCAGCTAAAATGCGAAATGAGAATCATATTTCATTCGTTACTTTAGGTGAAGGTTCAACCAACCAGGGTGATTTCCATGAAGGCGCTAATTTTGCGGGAGTCCACAAGCTTCCAATTATTATAATGGTTGAGAATAATCAATACGCCATTAGTGTTCCAGTTGAAAAACAATTAGGTTGTGCAAAGGTTTCAGATCGTGCAATTGGTTATGGAATGCCTGGTATTACGGTAGACGGAAAAAACCCATTAGAGGTTTATAAAGTGGTAAAAGAAGCGGCAGATCGAGCAAGAAATGGTGAAGGTCCAACTTTAATTGAGGCGGTAACCTATCGCTTAACAGCTCATTCCTCTGATGATGATGATCGCCAATACCGTACAGCAGATGATATTGCACAAGGTAAAGCTGAAGATCCCATTTTATTATTTGAAAATTACTTAAAGGAAACAGGCGTAGCAGATGCCGACCAGTTAAAAGAAATCAATTCCCGTGTGATGGCTATTGTAAACGAAGCGACAGATTATGCAGAGGCAGCACCATATTCATCGCCAGAGCATGCATTGAAATATGTTTATGCGGAAGGAGCTGATGAATAG
- a CDS encoding glycerophosphoryl diester phosphodiesterase, which produces MHKRIPIFAHRGASGYTIENTMHAFNLAKELGADGIEIDVQMTKDEEFIVFHDLNLSRLAGINKKISDCTLQEINHIRIGKRFWRLFKREEIPSLKQVIEWANENQMPLNIELKESILKNTKPLIDVIQKLELPVGSHFSSFHNELMKVVKMQRPDFQTAFIISKKFNWVDLQTMTYIDVVHASKKYYKEQYINHCVEANKNIRFYSIVGYEKFIKDPHPSVIGWITDYPNKVLKAQKMKK; this is translated from the coding sequence ATGCATAAAAGAATTCCAATTTTTGCTCATCGTGGAGCATCTGGCTATACAATTGAAAATACGATGCATGCCTTTAATTTAGCAAAAGAGCTCGGTGCTGATGGAATAGAAATTGATGTTCAAATGACGAAGGATGAAGAATTTATCGTTTTTCATGATTTGAATTTATCAAGACTTGCTGGAATAAATAAAAAAATATCAGATTGTACATTACAGGAAATTAATCATATTCGAATAGGGAAACGTTTTTGGCGATTATTTAAAAGAGAAGAAATCCCTAGCTTAAAGCAAGTAATTGAATGGGCAAATGAAAATCAAATGCCCTTAAATATTGAATTGAAGGAATCAATATTAAAAAATACAAAACCATTAATCGATGTGATTCAAAAACTTGAATTGCCAGTAGGGAGCCATTTTTCTTCTTTTCATAATGAACTAATGAAAGTAGTAAAAATGCAAAGACCTGATTTCCAAACTGCCTTTATCATTTCCAAAAAATTTAACTGGGTTGATTTACAAACAATGACTTACATTGATGTAGTGCATGCGAGTAAGAAATATTATAAAGAGCAGTATATAAATCACTGTGTCGAAGCAAACAAGAATATTCGGTTTTATTCAATAGTTGGATATGAAAAATTTATAAAGGACCCTCATCCATCTGTAATTGGATGGATAACCGATTATCCAAATAAAGTGTTAAAAGCGCAAAAAATGAAAAAATAG
- the ldh gene encoding leucine dehydrogenase, with the protein MEIFKSLENHDYEQLVFCQDRTSGLKAIIAIHDTTLGPALGGIRMWPYETEEQAIEDALRLARGMTYKNACAGLNLGGGKTVIIGNPSKDKNEGMFRALGRYIQSLNGRYIAAEDVGTTVSDMDIIHEETNFITGISPTFGSSGNPSPVTAYGVYLGMKAAAKEAFGIDSLKGRRIAVQGLGNVAYSLCEYLHKEGAVLVVTDINQKAVLRAINEFGAKAVSPEEIYDQEVDIFSPCALGGIINEETIPKFKGKVIAGSANNQLKEPLHGQMIHEAGIIYAPDYVINAGGVINVADELYGYNRERAMKRVETIYDNLCKIFQISKEENIPTYLAADRLAEERMGRISTSRSQFIRNEKSILNRR; encoded by the coding sequence ATGGAAATCTTTAAATCTTTAGAAAATCACGACTATGAGCAACTTGTATTTTGTCAGGATCGCACTTCAGGTCTAAAAGCAATCATTGCCATTCATGATACAACGCTTGGACCTGCTCTTGGCGGTATTCGTATGTGGCCATATGAAACAGAAGAACAAGCGATAGAGGATGCACTTCGTTTAGCCCGGGGGATGACTTATAAAAATGCCTGCGCGGGGCTAAATCTTGGTGGTGGTAAAACGGTTATTATTGGAAATCCTTCAAAAGATAAAAACGAAGGAATGTTCCGTGCTTTAGGAAGATACATTCAAAGTCTTAACGGAAGATATATAGCTGCTGAAGATGTTGGAACAACAGTATCGGACATGGATATAATTCATGAAGAAACGAATTTTATTACAGGCATTTCTCCTACATTTGGCTCTTCGGGAAATCCATCTCCAGTTACTGCTTATGGAGTATATCTAGGTATGAAAGCAGCCGCAAAAGAAGCATTTGGTATTGATTCGTTAAAGGGAAGAAGAATAGCCGTTCAGGGACTTGGGAATGTAGCTTATTCACTTTGTGAGTATTTACACAAGGAAGGTGCTGTACTTGTCGTAACAGATATTAACCAAAAAGCTGTTTTAAGAGCTATTAATGAGTTTGGTGCAAAAGCTGTTTCTCCAGAAGAAATTTATGATCAAGAAGTGGATATTTTTTCTCCTTGCGCATTAGGTGGTATTATTAATGAGGAAACAATCCCAAAATTTAAAGGAAAGGTAATTGCAGGCTCTGCAAATAACCAATTAAAAGAACCACTACATGGACAGATGATTCATGAAGCGGGCATTATTTATGCTCCGGATTATGTAATTAATGCTGGGGGAGTGATAAATGTTGCTGATGAATTATACGGTTATAATCGCGAAAGAGCTATGAAACGAGTAGAAACTATTTATGATAATTTGTGTAAAATATTCCAAATCTCTAAGGAAGAGAATATCCCAACTTACTTAGCAGCTGATAGACTCGCAGAAGAGAGAATGGGTCGTATTTCAACATCTAGAAGTCAATTTATAAGAAACGAAAAAAGTATATTAAATAGACGTTAA
- a CDS encoding methylmalonyl-CoA mutase, which produces MIPNFKSVDLEKVLIDEKLQPTNSFMTNEGIEVKEFYSKESIENAEHLKDVAGIAPNTRGPYPTMYVARPWTVRQYAGFSTAEESNAFYRRNLAMGQKGLSVAFDLATHRGYDSDHPRVKGDVGKAGVAIDSIEDMKILFDGIPLDQMSVSMTMNGAVLPIMAFYIIAAEEQGVPPEKLAGTIQNDILKEYMVRNTYIYPPAMSMKIIADIFEYTSKFMPKFNSISISGYHIQEAGATADIELAYTLADGLEYVRTGLKAGIDIDSFAPRLSFFWGIGMNYYMEVAKMRAARRIWAQMMSTFNPKNPKSLALRTHSQTSGWSLTEQDPFNNVTRTLVEANAAAMGHTQSLHTNALDEAIALPTDFSARIARNTQLFLQEETGMTKVIDPWGGSYYVEKLTKELTEKAWELIEEIENLGGMAKAIETGIPKMKVEESAAKRQAQIDSKSEIIIGVNKYRLEEEEPIDILNIDNTVVRQKQIERLNKMKNERNEEEVQRLLNRLTHVAETGEGNLLAAAVDAARARASLGEISDAIEKVSGRHKAIIRSVSGVYSSNFSDEELISEVKQMTEEFLENEGRRPRILVAKMGQDGHDRGAKVVATGYADLGFDVDISPLFMTPEEAAQMAVENDVHCIGVSSLAAGHKTLVPELIEELKKLGREDIIVIVGGVIPAQDYEFLYNAGAVAIFGPGTVIPVSAIKIIEEIYKRLGYEEVSE; this is translated from the coding sequence ATGATTCCTAATTTCAAATCCGTTGATTTAGAAAAAGTGCTAATTGATGAAAAATTACAGCCTACCAATTCTTTTATGACTAATGAAGGAATTGAAGTGAAAGAATTTTATTCAAAAGAAAGTATCGAAAATGCCGAACATTTAAAAGATGTGGCAGGTATTGCACCGAATACACGCGGTCCATATCCAACTATGTATGTTGCAAGACCTTGGACAGTACGACAGTATGCAGGTTTTTCAACTGCTGAGGAGTCCAATGCATTTTACCGTCGCAACTTAGCGATGGGACAAAAAGGCTTGTCCGTCGCCTTTGACTTAGCAACACATCGCGGTTACGATTCTGATCATCCCCGTGTAAAAGGAGATGTAGGAAAAGCAGGAGTTGCCATTGACTCAATTGAGGATATGAAAATATTATTTGATGGCATTCCCTTAGACCAAATGTCCGTTTCAATGACGATGAATGGTGCTGTATTGCCGATAATGGCTTTCTATATCATTGCTGCCGAAGAGCAGGGCGTACCACCTGAAAAACTTGCTGGTACAATTCAAAATGATATTTTAAAGGAATATATGGTTCGTAATACGTACATTTATCCACCTGCAATGTCGATGAAAATCATTGCGGATATATTTGAGTATACGAGTAAGTTTATGCCGAAATTTAATTCAATATCTATTTCGGGCTATCACATTCAAGAAGCAGGGGCAACAGCTGATATTGAGCTAGCATATACGTTGGCAGACGGTTTAGAATATGTTCGAACAGGGTTAAAAGCAGGGATTGATATTGATTCATTTGCACCACGTCTCTCATTTTTCTGGGGAATTGGCATGAATTACTATATGGAAGTTGCAAAAATGCGTGCAGCTCGCCGAATTTGGGCTCAAATGATGAGTACATTTAACCCGAAAAATCCTAAATCCCTAGCTTTAAGAACCCATTCACAAACATCTGGATGGTCTTTAACTGAGCAAGATCCATTTAATAACGTTACGCGTACGCTTGTAGAGGCAAATGCGGCTGCAATGGGTCATACACAGTCTCTTCATACAAACGCTTTAGATGAAGCTATTGCATTACCAACAGACTTTTCTGCAAGAATTGCTCGAAATACTCAATTATTCCTACAAGAAGAAACGGGTATGACAAAAGTGATTGATCCATGGGGTGGTTCATACTATGTTGAAAAGTTAACAAAAGAGTTAACAGAAAAGGCATGGGAATTGATTGAGGAAATCGAAAATCTAGGTGGTATGGCAAAGGCTATCGAAACGGGAATTCCAAAAATGAAAGTTGAAGAGTCTGCAGCAAAACGTCAGGCGCAAATCGATTCAAAATCAGAAATCATTATTGGCGTTAATAAATATCGTCTTGAAGAAGAGGAACCAATTGATATTTTAAATATTGATAATACGGTCGTACGTCAAAAACAAATTGAAAGATTGAATAAAATGAAAAATGAACGAAACGAAGAAGAAGTACAAAGACTTTTAAATCGTTTAACTCATGTGGCTGAAACAGGAGAGGGAAACTTACTTGCTGCTGCAGTCGATGCTGCACGAGCTAGAGCGTCACTAGGTGAAATTTCAGACGCTATTGAAAAAGTATCTGGACGCCATAAGGCAATAATTCGATCTGTGTCAGGTGTTTATTCTTCTAATTTTTCAGATGAGGAACTCATTTCTGAAGTGAAGCAAATGACAGAAGAGTTCCTAGAAAATGAAGGTCGTCGCCCACGTATTTTAGTTGCTAAAATGGGTCAGGATGGACATGATCGAGGCGCAAAGGTTGTGGCTACAGGGTATGCTGATTTAGGTTTCGATGTGGATATCTCACCATTGTTTATGACACCTGAAGAAGCGGCTCAAATGGCAGTTGAAAATGATGTTCATTGTATCGGAGTATCATCACTTGCTGCTGGTCACAAAACTTTAGTACCTGAACTTATCGAAGAACTGAAAAAGTTAGGTCGAGAGGATATTATCGTCATAGTAGGCGGAGTAATCCCTGCTCAAGATTATGAGTTTTTATATAACGCAGGCGCGGTTGCAATATTTGGTCCAGGTACTGTCATCCCTGTTTCCGCAATAAAGATAATTGAAGAAATTTATAAACGTTTAGGCTATGAGGAAGTGTCTGAATAA